Sequence from the Phlebotomus papatasi isolate M1 chromosome 5, Ppap_2.1, whole genome shotgun sequence genome:
gggtaagtgtgccaaattccggccagcttgcaattccggccaccttttttgttcctcgaatgtccatgattttttagtttttacatactctagagattatacaatgcaaaagaataacaagaaatgtagctttgacaaacgagatgacgtgaaaaagacattggaagaattcccgaagggcaaggaactatgagaatgaaggtggccgaaatagggcaccaatgctatgtctacatttttattcattttaaaatgtattaagaccgattttaaagtaaataaagacgataagctgtctacaaggttctaagcaacactccttaagtagaaggaatgaaaaaaatcaatttctattaaagatattgcatttcaaacttgagactttggcgcttacatgcaactatgccgaaatttggcacacttaccctacactgccgctcaaattaaaaaaatctgagctaaaagtagcgtatagtgtgaaaaaattgggattaaacaaagaagactttattttcgaacacttccacttccaaagacttccaaacACTTCATTTTCACCTGCACACCATTTCCGATTGTAATATCTCCCTCTTGTTTGATATAgttattgtaataaaaaaaatggttaatataggttcatttattattttggTTTTGATGACTATTTGAATAGGGTACGCTATAGTGGatgaattataataataatagggtaaatgtaccaaatttcggccagcttgcaattccgaccaccttttttattcctcaaatttccctaaatttttaaattttgggtgaaaaagactttaggaGAATTCCGGAGGCACAAGgatctatgagaatgaaggtgaccggaataggccaccaaagctatgtctaaatgaagtaacaaaaaaaaaacaacaaaaatccGTTGGAAAACTGGATTATGATGTAAAATTTGAACCTTTGTTATCTTTTAATTTCAAAGATACCAgtacctttaattttttttccttgaaacCTCTATTATAATGCTTCTAAATAAACTaagaattttttgagaaaaacttaCATTTTCCGGATATTTTCCGAAAAACCAATCCGGATATCATCGGTtccaaagaagactattgtaagtctaaaatgcaacttttcaggagagaagTTTAAAGTTTGAGATACAATATTAagctataaaaattttactgcGATTAGTTTACATATACTTTTTGCAATATACCGTAGTAAAATGTAAGTGCTTCCACATGAAACATGTTCCGCGATTGCAGTTTCAGTAGAAAATGTAAAAAGTGTCCATttattagtgttttttttttggaaaatttaacaaagtCAGAAAAATCTGCAATGTATCTCGATTTATCATAATCTATCGCGGAATTTTTATCAAGATGCATGTGATAAGTCGACATATAATTctataatttggaaaaaatcagAACTCAGAAAAAATCAGAATAGTATTGTTACtcattttacaataatattcTTTGGAATAGGTTCGATAAATGCTCCGaactatttttagttttttttgtttcaaacaCCATGTCTTCCGGGTTATATGAGCACTTAACGcactttggcaaagtttggggccgatcggaggccATGagatttttttgggattgtagTACAGGGAGGTCCGGCTTGAGTGAAAACGGACTGaatgaatttgatatgaattgcctactcattttttgcatacatcacgtcGTTTCCATAACATATCCCAGAGATTCATAAAGAATCTCACTCAATAAATGTCAGATGAACTAACGTTGCAatgtatttttctgtttttttctttctacttTGGAGGGTAGTGGCGGTGCGGGGGCGATGTCGTCTAAACGAAAGTCCCCCCCGACGAAACTTGAGGGCGGTGGGGCTGAAAATGAGGCACCAGGTGAGAGAAATGGTGAAAGATCGGAAGATGATGAAGATGATGATGAACTGGTGAATAATTTGCGTGAGGATGATGATGAAGCAGATGACGAGGATGATGATCTCGATGAGGAACTCTTGGAGATCGATGAAGCACCACGACCACCGCCATCTAGTGCCTCATCGGATGATCTCGAGGGACCCTGCAAGAAGCAACGACTAGCAGAGGTatctatcgtttttttttttaaaaaaaattattttgaggttAGGGGACTTTCTcttaccattaacaataaaaaaaaatcattgtattTAGATTATCCCAAGTCCACCCAGCGACCTCATATCTAGTCACACCATGCCCCTCCCCACCACACCAGATCACATGTCAAATAACAATAATAGCATCAAGATGTCACCGCCGGCTGGTTGCAGTCGGGTGTCCAATTGTACGGCAACAGTTGCAATTGGTAGACAGGAATTGGGTGCCCAGAAACGTTCAATGGACGATGTTCTGAGGAGATTAACCAACAAAATGCGCGGTAGTTCACTTAG
This genomic interval carries:
- the LOC129808777 gene encoding uncharacterized protein LOC129808777, which codes for MSSKRKSPPTKLEGGGAENEAPGERNGERSEDDEDDDELVNNLREDDDEADDEDDDLDEELLEIDEAPRPPPSSASSDDLEGPCKKQRLAEIIPSPPSDLISSHTMPLPTTPDHMSNNNNSIKMSPPAGCSRVSNCTATVAIGRQELGAQKRSMDDVLRRLTNKMRGSSLREGITEPQTNNNNSTSSNLNICSNGGATKRFGAPEHLTTSTYALLDSPDYRTADSLLGCYPGSVQEKERKLNEMILQLQLVRDHLINQQQQQQHHADRVSLTFFFSTQNRSE